Proteins co-encoded in one Halorussus salinus genomic window:
- the psmA gene encoding archaeal proteasome endopeptidase complex subunit alpha yields MQGQAQQQAYDRGITIFSPDGRLYQVEYAREAVKRGTASIGIRTEGGVVLAVDKRIRSELMERTSVEKIHKADDHIGIASAGHVADARQLIDFARQQTQVNRLRYGEPIGVETLTKEVTDHIQQYTQVGGARPFGVALIIGGIEDGEPRLYETDPSGTPYEWKALAVGADRGEIQEYLEDNYSEAMDLDGGIELALRALGSVNDDELSPEGVGIATIDAESEQFMELTNDETEEYLSELDLLGGGDDETEPEE; encoded by the coding sequence ATGCAGGGACAAGCCCAACAGCAGGCCTACGACCGTGGGATTACCATCTTCTCCCCGGACGGACGGCTCTATCAGGTCGAATACGCCCGCGAGGCCGTCAAACGCGGCACTGCGAGTATCGGCATCCGCACCGAAGGCGGCGTCGTACTCGCGGTGGACAAGCGCATCCGCTCCGAACTCATGGAGCGGACCAGCGTCGAGAAGATTCACAAGGCCGACGACCACATCGGCATCGCCTCGGCGGGCCACGTCGCCGACGCGCGCCAGCTCATCGACTTCGCGCGCCAGCAGACGCAGGTCAACCGCCTGCGCTACGGCGAGCCAATCGGCGTCGAGACGCTGACCAAGGAAGTCACCGACCACATCCAGCAGTACACGCAGGTCGGCGGCGCGCGTCCGTTCGGCGTCGCGCTCATCATCGGCGGCATCGAGGACGGCGAGCCGCGCCTCTACGAGACCGACCCCTCGGGCACTCCCTACGAGTGGAAGGCCCTCGCGGTCGGTGCCGACCGCGGCGAGATTCAGGAGTATCTTGAGGACAACTACAGCGAGGCGATGGACTTGGACGGCGGCATCGAACTCGCGCTCCGCGCGCTCGGGTCGGTCAACGACGACGAACTCAGCCCCGAAGGCGTCGGCATCGCGACCATCGACGCCGAGTCCGAGCAGTTCATGGAACTGACCAACGACGAGACCGAGGAGTACCTCTCGGAACTCGACCTGCTCGGCGGCGGCGACGACGAGACCGAACCCGAGGAGTAG
- a CDS encoding Rpp14/Pop5 family protein: MKHLPKHLRPRWRYLAVELEAWPDADIDRRDFQRSVWFAAQNLLGDAGSADADLKVLQFEFGEGTGEAIVRARHGHAQQARAALACVDEIRNDPVGLRVRGISGTVRACEEKYLGADGQIPDERKVVFGDADRSAVERDGLLDVRTDGAFAGATELDFE; the protein is encoded by the coding sequence ATGAAACACCTCCCGAAGCATCTCCGACCGCGGTGGCGCTACCTCGCCGTCGAACTCGAAGCGTGGCCCGACGCCGACATCGACCGACGGGACTTCCAGCGGAGCGTCTGGTTCGCCGCCCAGAATCTCCTTGGCGACGCCGGGAGCGCCGACGCCGACCTGAAGGTCCTCCAGTTCGAGTTCGGCGAGGGCACCGGAGAGGCCATCGTCCGCGCGCGCCACGGCCACGCCCAGCAGGCCCGCGCGGCGCTGGCCTGCGTGGACGAAATCCGAAACGACCCCGTCGGCCTTCGCGTCCGCGGTATAAGCGGTACGGTCCGTGCCTGTGAAGAAAAGTATTTAGGAGCAGACGGCCAAATTCCTGACGAGAGAAAAGTCGTGTTCGGGGACGCAGACCGGTCGGCCGTCGAGCGAGACGGACTCCTCGACGTGCGGACCGACGGCGCGTTCGCGGGCGCGACGGAACTCGATTTCGAGTGA
- a CDS encoding M14 family metallopeptidase, producing the protein MRIEQLGEGTPEIAVVAAIHGDEPCGVRAIDRLLASSPAVERPVKFVVANEEALDREVRYVEEDLNRAFPGDPDAETHERRLAAALSQEVRDCTTLSLHSTQSYAEPFALVDTVDAVARSVCPYLPVSVLVETEAESDGRLIEYPHVVEAECGLQGSDEAADNAEELIYGFLQATGALPDDEPVAGYDRDEVAVYRLGNPVPKDGGDEFRVFADNFERVAEGEVFAASNRRELVADEPFYPVLMSAYGYENVFGYRGERVGVLDG; encoded by the coding sequence ATGCGAATCGAGCAGTTGGGCGAGGGGACGCCCGAAATCGCCGTCGTCGCCGCGATTCACGGCGACGAGCCGTGCGGCGTCCGAGCGATAGACCGTCTCCTCGCGTCGTCGCCAGCAGTCGAGCGCCCCGTCAAGTTCGTCGTCGCGAACGAGGAGGCGCTGGACCGCGAAGTCAGATACGTCGAAGAAGATTTGAATCGGGCGTTTCCGGGCGACCCGGACGCCGAGACCCACGAGCGTCGCCTCGCGGCCGCGCTCTCCCAAGAGGTCCGGGACTGCACGACGCTCTCGTTGCACTCCACCCAGTCGTACGCCGAACCGTTCGCGCTGGTCGATACCGTGGACGCCGTGGCGCGCTCGGTCTGTCCGTACCTGCCGGTCTCCGTGTTGGTCGAGACGGAGGCCGAGAGCGACGGGCGACTCATCGAGTACCCCCACGTCGTCGAGGCCGAGTGCGGCCTGCAGGGTTCCGACGAGGCCGCGGACAACGCCGAGGAGCTAATCTACGGCTTCCTCCAAGCGACCGGTGCGCTCCCCGACGACGAACCGGTCGCGGGCTACGACCGCGACGAGGTGGCGGTCTACCGCCTCGGCAATCCGGTGCCCAAGGACGGCGGCGACGAGTTCCGGGTGTTCGCGGACAACTTCGAGCGCGTCGCGGAGGGGGAGGTCTTCGCCGCCTCGAACCGCCGGGAACTGGTCGCCGACGAACCGTTCTATCCGGTGTTGATGTCCGCCTACGGTTACGAGAACGTCTTCGGCTACCGCGGCGAACGCGTCGGCGTCCTCGACGGCTGA